The proteins below are encoded in one region of Amycolatopsis acidiphila:
- a CDS encoding ABC transporter permease translates to MIRLALASLRFRVGAFVATLVAVLIGCALLIACGGLFETALRLDAPPQRLAGAPVVVTGSAGFALPDQESQTVSYGERTRVTASLADTIRQLPGVAAAVPDTSFPACLTGSCGQGGTTGHGWASAQLTPYTLNAGRAPRDSGEVVLDAATAGRAGKAVGDRVDLTVAGEPRAFTVAGIAQPDDAVLGEAVFFGDADAQRYSPLPGMVDAIGVLPRPGVGAGDLAVRLTGALPADVTVLDGSARGAAEFSGIGASRLPLILLSSVFGGMVAVVMALVVAATVSLSVRQRLRELALLRASGATRRQVHRLVVAENLIVAALGVLGGILLGRFLGSWIFTITAQRGVVPAALEYRQGPVPFAAGVLLALLAAGAAAAVSARAAARTRPVQALAEASVQPATLGRLRRQLALVLGVATVGLAASAAFLDPDTASAIAGPSVLTGAVAVGLFAPELLVRGIDRSARFVRRIAGVDGTLAAIGVRTRAVQFAAVVTPLTLAVSFALGNVYAQTSRDEGAVDAYLARFHADAVVLSHTGAVPPSLLDQVRRVPGVAAASSFAASRGWVEQPYDGHGSDPRLVLGVDAPGVVATPVAAGSLDDLRGASAALPVAEADDLGVRLGDRITMRLGDGARAQVRGGGADRGRRPGRRRAAAHGTARAAHLGGTAHPDPGPRAVR, encoded by the coding sequence GTGATCCGGCTGGCACTCGCAAGTCTCCGCTTCCGCGTCGGCGCGTTCGTCGCCACGCTGGTCGCGGTGCTGATCGGCTGCGCGCTGCTCATCGCCTGTGGTGGGCTGTTCGAGACCGCGCTCCGGCTCGACGCGCCACCACAACGCCTCGCCGGCGCGCCGGTCGTGGTCACCGGATCGGCCGGCTTCGCGCTGCCGGATCAGGAGTCCCAGACGGTTTCCTACGGTGAGCGGACCCGGGTGACCGCGAGCCTCGCGGACACGATCCGGCAGCTGCCCGGGGTGGCCGCGGCGGTGCCCGACACGTCGTTCCCGGCCTGCCTGACCGGAAGCTGCGGCCAGGGCGGCACGACCGGCCACGGCTGGGCCTCGGCGCAGCTCACGCCATACACCTTGAATGCCGGCCGGGCCCCACGGGACAGTGGCGAGGTCGTGCTCGACGCGGCGACAGCCGGCCGCGCGGGCAAGGCCGTGGGCGACCGGGTCGACCTCACCGTGGCCGGGGAACCCCGCGCCTTCACCGTCGCCGGAATCGCGCAGCCAGACGATGCGGTGCTCGGGGAAGCCGTGTTCTTCGGCGACGCTGACGCACAGCGGTACTCGCCGCTCCCCGGCATGGTCGACGCAATCGGTGTGCTCCCGCGGCCCGGCGTCGGCGCGGGCGACCTGGCGGTCCGGCTGACCGGCGCGTTGCCCGCGGACGTGACTGTGCTCGACGGCAGCGCGCGGGGTGCCGCGGAGTTCTCCGGGATCGGGGCGAGCCGGCTGCCGCTGATCCTGCTGTCCAGCGTCTTCGGCGGCATGGTCGCCGTGGTGATGGCGCTGGTCGTGGCGGCAACGGTCAGTTTGTCCGTACGGCAACGGCTTCGCGAACTCGCGCTGCTGCGGGCGAGCGGCGCCACCCGGCGCCAGGTGCACCGGCTGGTCGTCGCGGAAAACCTGATCGTGGCGGCACTCGGGGTGCTCGGCGGGATCCTGCTGGGCAGGTTCCTCGGCTCCTGGATCTTCACGATCACCGCGCAGCGGGGCGTGGTGCCCGCGGCGCTGGAGTACCGGCAGGGCCCGGTGCCGTTCGCCGCCGGTGTGCTGCTGGCTCTGCTGGCAGCGGGCGCCGCGGCGGCCGTCAGTGCCCGGGCGGCGGCCCGGACCAGGCCGGTGCAGGCGCTGGCCGAGGCGTCGGTCCAGCCGGCCACGCTGGGCAGGCTGCGCCGGCAGCTCGCCCTCGTCCTCGGTGTCGCCACCGTCGGGCTCGCGGCGTCCGCGGCGTTCCTCGATCCCGACACCGCGTCCGCGATCGCCGGTCCTTCGGTGCTGACCGGTGCCGTCGCGGTCGGGCTGTTCGCGCCGGAGTTGCTCGTTCGCGGCATCGACCGGTCGGCGCGGTTCGTCCGGCGGATCGCCGGTGTCGACGGCACACTCGCCGCCATCGGCGTACGGACACGCGCCGTGCAGTTCGCCGCGGTGGTGACGCCACTGACGCTCGCCGTCTCGTTCGCGCTGGGCAACGTCTACGCCCAGACCAGCCGGGACGAGGGCGCCGTGGACGCCTACCTCGCGCGGTTCCACGCCGACGCCGTCGTGTTGTCCCACACCGGAGCCGTGCCGCCGAGCCTGCTCGACCAGGTCCGGCGGGTGCCCGGCGTGGCGGCCGCGTCGTCCTTCGCCGCCAGCCGCGGCTGGGTCGAGCAGCCGTATGACGGGCACGGCAGCGACCCACGGCTGGTGCTCGGCGTCGACGCTCCTGGCGTGGTCGCCACTCCGGTCGCCGCGGGATCGTTGGACGACCTGCGTGGGGCGAGCGCCGCACTGCCCGTGGCGGAGGCGGACGACCTGGGCGTCCGGCTCGGCGACCGGATCACGATGCGGCTCGGCGACGGGGCGCGGGCCCAGGTGCGGGGTGGTGGCGCTGATCGAGGACGCCGCCCCGGACGCCGCCGTGCTGCTGCCCACGGCACTGCTCGCGCCGCACACCTCGGCGGGACTGCCCACCCAGATCCTGGTCCGCGCGCGGTCCGGTGA
- a CDS encoding STAS domain-containing protein — protein sequence MSSVDPSPQAEPPNGQTVRVVVEKHGQAAVLAVSGDIDMVTAPEFEKHLLTALRERPGILVVDLGGVDFLGSAGLTALVAAHQEAGTHTKLRVVAESSATARPLQLTGLDQEIPVFATRDEALSAD from the coding sequence GTGAGTTCAGTCGATCCGTCACCACAAGCCGAGCCCCCGAACGGGCAGACCGTGCGCGTTGTCGTGGAGAAGCACGGGCAGGCCGCGGTACTCGCGGTCTCCGGCGACATCGACATGGTCACCGCCCCGGAGTTCGAGAAGCACCTGCTGACCGCGCTGCGCGAGCGGCCCGGCATCCTGGTCGTCGACCTCGGTGGTGTGGACTTCCTCGGCTCCGCCGGGCTGACCGCGTTGGTCGCCGCCCACCAGGAGGCCGGCACGCACACCAAGCTCCGGGTCGTCGCGGAGAGCAGCGCCACGGCGCGGCCGCTCCAGCTGACGGGCCTGGACCAGGAGATCCCGGTCTTCGCGACCCGGGACGAAGCGCTGTCCGCGGACTGA
- a CDS encoding TetR/AcrR family transcriptional regulator, translating into MAWANQYRRSDESRRAILDAALAQCREVGYESVSIEAVARRAGAGKQTIYRWWPSKGVLLLDAVVSLGSDSESFPDTGDVVADLTAQMTRAARTMSSPTIGPVLFGLLGAAHHDTALAERLDRDLLGPRREACVARLRAARERGELAADVDETLLMEQLYGLLYYRSLVIRKPPTSAYVRRHVAGLLGGHAGRPRARRKD; encoded by the coding sequence GTGGCATGGGCGAACCAGTACCGGCGCAGCGACGAGTCCCGGCGTGCGATCCTCGACGCCGCGCTCGCGCAGTGCCGCGAGGTCGGGTACGAGTCGGTCAGCATCGAGGCCGTGGCCCGGCGGGCCGGGGCGGGCAAGCAGACGATCTACCGTTGGTGGCCGTCGAAGGGCGTGCTCCTGCTGGACGCGGTGGTCTCACTGGGCAGTGACTCGGAGTCGTTCCCCGACACCGGCGACGTGGTCGCGGACCTGACCGCGCAGATGACGAGGGCGGCGCGGACGATGTCCTCGCCGACGATCGGGCCCGTGCTGTTCGGGTTGCTGGGCGCGGCACACCACGACACCGCGCTGGCCGAAAGGCTCGACAGGGACCTGCTCGGCCCACGCCGCGAGGCGTGCGTGGCGCGGTTGCGAGCGGCCCGCGAACGGGGCGAGCTGGCGGCGGACGTCGACGAGACGCTGCTGATGGAACAGCTCTACGGGCTGCTGTACTACCGGAGCCTGGTCATCCGCAAACCTCCCACCAGCGCCTACGTCCGCCGGCACGTGGCCGGGCTGCTCGGCGGGCACGCCGGTCGTCCCCGCGCCCGGCGCAAGGACTGA
- a CDS encoding response regulator, translated as MILRVLLVDDDPLVRAGLRMVLSADAAIEVVGEAANGREAVEMSGRLCPDVVLMDLQMPVMDGVLATAALTELPDPPAVLVLTTFHLDEYVVGALQAGARGYLLKDTPPTEIARAVHTAAAGNTPLSPAVTRTMLARMSHTDGNSARRERALRRLQPLTERELEVAVAVAQGKPNAEIAREAHMSEATVKTHVSRALMKTQTDNRVQVARLVHDAGLLPDD; from the coding sequence ATGATCCTGCGCGTGCTGCTCGTCGACGACGATCCCCTGGTCCGCGCCGGCCTCCGGATGGTGCTGTCCGCCGACGCCGCCATCGAGGTCGTCGGCGAGGCCGCCAATGGCCGGGAGGCGGTCGAGATGTCCGGCCGCCTCTGCCCGGACGTGGTCCTGATGGACCTGCAGATGCCCGTCATGGACGGCGTGCTCGCCACCGCCGCGCTCACCGAGCTGCCGGACCCGCCTGCGGTTCTCGTGCTGACCACGTTCCATCTCGACGAGTACGTCGTCGGGGCCCTGCAGGCCGGCGCCCGCGGATACCTGTTGAAGGACACACCGCCGACCGAGATCGCCCGCGCGGTGCACACGGCCGCGGCCGGCAACACCCCGCTCTCCCCCGCCGTCACGCGGACGATGCTGGCCCGGATGAGCCACACCGACGGCAACTCGGCCCGCCGTGAGCGGGCGCTGCGGCGGCTCCAACCGCTCACCGAGCGCGAACTCGAGGTGGCCGTCGCGGTCGCACAGGGGAAACCGAACGCCGAGATCGCCCGCGAAGCGCACATGAGCGAGGCCACGGTCAAGACCCACGTCTCGCGCGCGCTGATGAAGACACAGACCGACAACCGGGTCCAGGTCGCCAGGCTCGTGCACGACGCCGGGCTGCTGCCGGACGACTGA
- a CDS encoding ABC transporter ATP-binding protein, whose amino-acid sequence MTTSGQPPVQLVDVHKTYGHGENAVEALAGVTVTFPAGTFTAVMGPSGSGKSTLLHCAAGLDEPTAGLVTLVGSALTGLTELELTELRRGRVGFVFQAFNLLPALTVRENVGLPAVLAGRRVDRDRVDQVLERVGLTSRAGHRPGELSGGQQQRVAIARALAGRAEVVFADEPTGALDSTTAREVLGLLRELTRDGQTVVMVTHDPVAACYADRVLFLVDGRLVEQVDAPTADVVAGHLARLAGRGAPEAVRL is encoded by the coding sequence ATGACGACGTCAGGGCAGCCACCCGTGCAACTGGTGGACGTGCACAAGACCTACGGCCACGGGGAGAACGCCGTCGAGGCGCTCGCGGGGGTCACCGTGACGTTCCCGGCCGGCACCTTCACCGCCGTGATGGGGCCGTCCGGCTCCGGCAAGAGCACGCTGCTGCACTGCGCGGCCGGGCTCGACGAGCCGACCGCGGGGCTGGTCACGCTCGTGGGGTCGGCGCTGACCGGGCTGACCGAGCTGGAGCTGACCGAGCTGCGCCGCGGCCGGGTCGGGTTCGTGTTCCAGGCGTTCAACCTGCTGCCCGCGTTGACCGTGCGGGAGAACGTCGGGCTGCCCGCCGTACTGGCGGGACGCCGGGTGGACCGCGACCGGGTCGACCAGGTCCTCGAGCGGGTGGGGCTCACCAGCCGGGCGGGGCACCGCCCCGGCGAGCTGTCCGGCGGCCAGCAGCAGCGGGTCGCCATCGCCCGCGCCCTGGCCGGCCGGGCGGAGGTGGTCTTCGCCGACGAGCCCACGGGCGCGCTCGACAGCACGACGGCCAGGGAGGTGCTGGGACTGCTGCGCGAGCTCACCCGGGACGGGCAGACCGTGGTCATGGTGACCCACGACCCGGTCGCCGCCTGCTACGCCGACCGGGTGCTGTTCCTGGTCGACGGCCGGCTGGTCGAGCAGGTCGACGCGCCGACGGCGGACGTCGTCGCCGGCCACCTCGCCCGGCTCGCCGGACGGGGTGCGCCCGAGGCGGTGCGGCTGTGA
- a CDS encoding ABC transporter permease has translation MALIEDAAPDAAVLLPTALLAPHTSAGLPTQILVRARSGDDVVPAVTERVAGPDVTVGDAQLLAAGYRQGLDVQAWINYLLAVLAIGYAAVASVNALAVALLSRRREFAALRLAGSTRRRVTRVLLVEGSVVAVVALLLGVVNAVVNVLPTAIGAGTILPSGPPWVFFAVVAAVVLIVGPVTVVASRLAMWRKPVEAVTGPGG, from the coding sequence GTGGCGCTGATCGAGGACGCCGCCCCGGACGCCGCCGTGCTGCTGCCCACGGCACTGCTCGCGCCGCACACCTCGGCGGGACTGCCCACCCAGATCCTGGTCCGCGCGCGGTCCGGTGACGACGTCGTCCCCGCCGTCACCGAGCGGGTGGCCGGGCCGGACGTGACGGTCGGCGACGCCCAGCTGCTGGCGGCCGGGTACCGGCAGGGCCTGGACGTGCAGGCGTGGATCAACTATCTGCTCGCGGTGCTCGCCATCGGGTACGCCGCGGTGGCGTCGGTCAACGCGCTGGCCGTGGCGCTGCTGTCCCGGCGGCGCGAGTTCGCGGCCCTGCGGCTGGCCGGATCGACGCGGCGCCGGGTCACCCGGGTGCTGCTCGTCGAGGGAAGCGTGGTCGCGGTCGTGGCCCTGCTGCTGGGCGTCGTGAACGCTGTGGTGAACGTGCTCCCGACGGCGATCGGCGCGGGCACGATCCTGCCGTCGGGTCCGCCGTGGGTGTTCTTCGCGGTGGTCGCGGCGGTGGTGCTCATCGTGGGCCCGGTGACGGTCGTCGCGTCGCGGCTGGCGATGTGGCGCAAGCCGGTCGAGGCCGTCACCGGGCCGGGCGGATGA
- a CDS encoding sensor histidine kinase, translating to MTRSWGAAEDPAEPAPVLHPSVATVLMVACSVLGGLGMLWGLRQGPDGVLRYADIAAGVLCSLALVWRSRAPIVVAAVAVVGAAFFASAGVANVFALFSVARRRRLPVALALGVLNVAAGLVLYVLYPSNTSLGITAAVNIAVSAAAVAWGALVQSHQQLLASLRERAERAEAEQRLRADQIRNAERARIAREMHDVVAHRVSLVALHAGGLQVRPDLPTEEVSSVAGLIRQCAQDALDELRGVIGILRTEDLSPLPQPRLEDIPDLVAESVHAGQPVRLTMSAAADDPPGALGRDAYRIVQEALTNAHKHAPGAPTTVTVEGAPGKGLQVTVRNELAPGGEPLRLEGAGAGLLGLTERVSLSGGTFTHGRTADGDFLVRAELRWPR from the coding sequence ATGACGCGTTCCTGGGGGGCCGCAGAGGACCCGGCCGAGCCCGCGCCGGTCCTGCACCCGTCCGTGGCGACCGTGCTGATGGTCGCTTGCTCGGTCCTCGGCGGGCTCGGCATGTTGTGGGGACTGCGACAGGGTCCGGACGGCGTGCTCCGCTACGCCGACATCGCGGCGGGCGTGCTGTGCAGCCTCGCGCTGGTGTGGCGCTCGCGGGCGCCGATCGTCGTCGCGGCGGTCGCGGTCGTGGGCGCGGCCTTCTTCGCCTCGGCAGGCGTGGCGAACGTGTTCGCGCTGTTCTCCGTCGCGCGGCGGCGGAGGCTGCCGGTCGCGCTGGCCCTCGGCGTGCTCAACGTCGCCGCCGGGCTGGTGCTGTACGTGCTGTACCCGTCGAACACGTCGCTGGGCATCACGGCGGCGGTGAACATCGCGGTCAGCGCCGCCGCCGTCGCCTGGGGCGCGCTCGTCCAGTCGCACCAGCAACTCCTGGCCTCCCTGCGGGAGCGCGCCGAGCGGGCCGAGGCCGAGCAACGGCTGCGCGCCGACCAGATCCGCAACGCCGAGCGCGCCCGGATCGCCCGCGAGATGCACGACGTCGTGGCCCACCGGGTGTCGCTCGTCGCGCTGCACGCCGGCGGGCTCCAGGTACGCCCGGACCTGCCTACCGAAGAGGTCTCCTCGGTCGCCGGGCTGATCCGCCAGTGTGCCCAGGACGCGCTCGACGAGCTGCGCGGGGTCATCGGCATCCTGCGGACCGAAGACCTGTCGCCACTGCCGCAACCCCGGCTGGAGGACATACCCGACCTCGTCGCCGAGTCCGTGCACGCCGGGCAACCGGTGCGGCTCACGATGTCGGCGGCGGCCGACGACCCGCCGGGCGCGCTCGGCCGCGACGCGTACCGCATCGTGCAGGAGGCGCTGACCAACGCGCACAAGCACGCACCGGGCGCACCCACCACGGTCACCGTGGAAGGCGCGCCCGGTAAGGGACTTCAGGTCACGGTGCGCAACGAGCTGGCCCCCGGCGGCGAGCCGCTCCGGCTCGAAGGAGCCGGAGCCGGGCTGCTCGGCCTCACCGAGCGCGTGTCGCTGTCCGGCGGCACGTTCACCCACGGCAGGACGGCCGACGGCGACTTCCTCGTCCGGGCGGAACTGCGGTGGCCGCGATGA
- a CDS encoding STAS domain-containing protein, with translation MAATAVPTPPLLQISSTQPEPGSLVVEVDGEVDAASAPELSVALEPVWAAVSTRVVLDLSRVTFLGTAGLAELLRAADRADAAGVALRLVGGTRCVDRAIEVAGLAGRLPLSPDLGHAMHR, from the coding sequence ATGGCGGCTACCGCCGTTCCCACCCCGCCCTTGCTGCAGATCAGTTCCACCCAGCCCGAGCCGGGCAGTCTCGTCGTCGAGGTCGATGGCGAGGTCGACGCCGCGTCGGCGCCCGAGCTGTCCGTCGCGCTCGAGCCCGTGTGGGCCGCCGTGTCCACCCGGGTGGTGCTCGACCTCTCCCGGGTGACGTTCCTCGGCACCGCGGGACTGGCCGAGCTGCTGCGCGCCGCCGACCGTGCCGACGCCGCGGGCGTCGCGCTACGGCTGGTCGGCGGCACCCGTTGCGTCGATCGGGCCATCGAGGTGGCCGGTCTCGCCGGGCGGCTGCCACTGAGCCCCGACCTCGGCCACGCCATGCACCGCTGA
- a CDS encoding hydantoinase B/oxoprolinase family protein, which translates to MTDARWQFWVDRGGTFTDIVARRPDGGLVAHKLLSENPARYRDAAVAGIRALLGVAEGEEIPAEQVEAVRMGTTVATNALLERKGEPTVLVVTKGFGDSLRIAYQNRPRIFDRHIVLPDMLYDRVIEVDERITAEGELLRAPDLDQAAEDLRRAYDAGLRAVAIVLMHSHLHPAHEQQLGKLAEQLGFTQISLSSEVSPLMKLVPRGDTTVVDAYLSPVLRRYVDQVADQMSGVRLMFMQSNGGLAESRHFRGKDAILSGPAGGIVGMVRMSALAGFDHVIGFDMGGTSTDVSHYAGEYERVFTAQVAGVRLRAPMLDIHTVAAGGGSILHFDGSRYRVGPDSAGASPGPACYRGGGPLTVTDANVMLGRIQPEHFPAVFGPDGDQPLDAELVRRRFAELAAEIRERTGDDRTPEQVAEGYLRIAVANMANAVKKISVQKGHDVTRYVLTTFGGAGGQHACAVADSLGIPTVLVPPMAGVLSALGIGLADTTSIRQQSVIAELTPSALETLAGVADRLTGQTRAELLDEGVPADRIRVVRRAQLRYDGTDTVVPVTLAGFDEMVAEFEAAYRTTYSFLMDRPLIVEAVAVEATGLTEQPDLSSLGERDDGTGAPADTVRLYAGGAWHSAPLYHRERLRPADKVTGPAIIAEANATTMVDEGWQATLTADGHLVLDRVVARAEAGAGTKVDPVLLEIFNNLFMSIAEQMGTRLEATSQSVNIRERLDFSCALFDPDGNLVANAPHIPVHLGSMGAGVKEVVRRRAGRMKRGDVYAVNDPYHGGTHLPDVTVITPVFGRDSEEILFYVASRGHHAEIGGITPGSMPATSSHLDEEGVLFDNWLLAENGRFAEQATRELLLGARYPSRNPDMNLADLRAQVAANAKGVDEVAKMIDVFGLDVVQAYMRHVQDNAEAAVRRVVDTLADGEYRYEMDSGAVIAVKITVDRAARSATVDFTGTSPQLTTNFNAPSSVAKAAVLYVFRTLVDDDIPLNDGCLRPLDIVIPAGSMLAPEFPAAVVAGNVETSQAITGTLFAALGVQAEGSGTMNNLTFGNERHQYYETLGSGSGAGDGFAGASVVQTHMTNSRLTDPEVLEWRFPVLLDAFSIRRGSGGRGRWNGGDGAVRRLRFLEPMTASTLSGHRRVAPYGLAGGEPGALGHNRVHRTDGTVVELAGCDSVELLPGDVLEIETPGGGGYGTPA; encoded by the coding sequence ATGACCGACGCACGCTGGCAGTTCTGGGTGGACCGGGGCGGCACGTTCACCGACATCGTGGCCCGGCGCCCGGACGGCGGCCTGGTCGCGCACAAGCTGCTCTCGGAGAACCCGGCCCGCTACCGGGACGCGGCGGTGGCCGGGATCCGGGCACTGCTCGGCGTGGCGGAGGGCGAGGAGATCCCGGCCGAGCAGGTCGAGGCCGTGCGGATGGGCACCACGGTGGCGACCAACGCCCTGCTGGAACGCAAGGGCGAGCCGACTGTGCTGGTGGTGACCAAGGGGTTCGGCGACTCGCTGCGCATCGCCTACCAGAACCGGCCCCGCATCTTCGACCGGCACATCGTGCTGCCGGACATGCTCTACGACCGGGTGATCGAGGTCGACGAGCGGATCACCGCCGAGGGCGAGCTGCTGCGCGCGCCGGACCTCGACCAGGCGGCCGAGGACCTGCGCCGCGCGTACGACGCCGGGCTCCGCGCCGTCGCGATCGTGCTGATGCACAGCCACCTGCACCCGGCGCACGAGCAGCAGCTCGGCAAGCTCGCCGAGCAGCTCGGCTTCACCCAGATCTCGCTGTCGAGCGAGGTCAGCCCGCTGATGAAGCTCGTGCCCCGCGGCGACACGACGGTCGTCGACGCCTACCTGTCCCCGGTGCTGCGCCGCTACGTCGACCAGGTGGCCGACCAGATGTCGGGCGTGCGGCTGATGTTCATGCAGTCCAACGGCGGGCTCGCCGAGTCCCGGCACTTCCGCGGCAAGGACGCGATCCTGTCCGGCCCGGCGGGCGGCATCGTCGGCATGGTGCGGATGTCCGCGCTGGCCGGGTTCGACCACGTGATCGGCTTCGACATGGGCGGCACCTCGACCGACGTGTCCCACTACGCCGGCGAGTACGAACGGGTCTTCACCGCGCAGGTCGCGGGTGTCCGGCTGCGTGCCCCGATGCTCGACATCCACACCGTCGCCGCGGGCGGCGGCTCGATCCTGCACTTCGACGGCAGCCGCTACCGGGTCGGCCCGGACTCGGCCGGGGCGAGCCCCGGCCCAGCGTGCTACCGCGGCGGCGGGCCGCTGACGGTGACCGACGCGAACGTCATGCTCGGCCGCATCCAGCCCGAGCACTTCCCCGCCGTGTTCGGTCCCGACGGCGACCAGCCGCTCGACGCCGAGCTGGTGCGCCGCCGGTTCGCCGAGCTGGCGGCCGAGATCCGCGAGCGGACCGGGGACGACCGCACCCCCGAGCAGGTCGCCGAGGGCTACCTGCGGATCGCGGTGGCCAACATGGCCAACGCCGTCAAGAAGATCTCTGTCCAAAAAGGACACGACGTCACCCGCTACGTGCTCACCACGTTCGGCGGCGCGGGCGGGCAGCACGCGTGCGCGGTGGCCGACTCGCTCGGCATCCCGACGGTGCTCGTCCCGCCGATGGCCGGCGTGCTCTCGGCGCTGGGCATCGGGCTGGCCGACACCACCTCGATCCGGCAGCAGTCGGTGATCGCCGAGCTGACGCCCTCGGCACTGGAGACGCTGGCGGGGGTCGCCGACCGGCTCACCGGCCAGACCCGCGCGGAACTGCTCGACGAAGGCGTGCCCGCCGACCGGATTCGCGTGGTCCGGCGCGCACAGCTGCGCTACGACGGCACCGACACCGTGGTCCCGGTGACGCTGGCCGGGTTCGACGAGATGGTGGCGGAGTTCGAAGCGGCCTACCGGACGACGTACTCGTTCCTGATGGACCGGCCGCTGATCGTGGAAGCGGTCGCGGTCGAGGCCACCGGGCTGACCGAGCAGCCCGACCTGTCCTCGCTCGGCGAACGCGACGACGGTACCGGCGCTCCGGCCGACACCGTCCGGCTCTACGCCGGCGGCGCGTGGCACTCCGCCCCGCTGTACCACCGCGAGCGGCTGCGCCCCGCGGACAAGGTGACGGGCCCGGCGATCATCGCCGAGGCGAACGCGACCACCATGGTCGACGAGGGCTGGCAGGCCACCCTGACCGCGGACGGGCACCTGGTGCTGGACCGGGTGGTGGCGCGGGCGGAGGCCGGCGCCGGCACGAAGGTCGACCCGGTGCTGCTGGAGATCTTCAACAACCTGTTCATGTCGATCGCCGAGCAGATGGGCACCCGGCTGGAGGCGACCTCGCAGTCGGTGAACATCCGCGAGCGGCTGGACTTCTCGTGCGCGCTGTTCGACCCGGACGGCAACCTCGTCGCCAACGCCCCGCACATCCCGGTGCACCTGGGATCGATGGGCGCCGGGGTCAAGGAGGTGGTCCGGCGCCGCGCGGGGCGGATGAAGCGCGGGGACGTCTACGCGGTCAACGACCCGTACCACGGCGGCACGCACCTGCCCGACGTCACGGTGATCACCCCGGTGTTCGGCCGCGACAGCGAGGAGATCCTGTTCTACGTCGCCTCGCGGGGACACCACGCCGAGATCGGCGGGATCACGCCGGGCTCGATGCCCGCCACCAGCAGCCACCTCGACGAGGAAGGCGTGTTGTTCGACAACTGGCTGCTGGCCGAGAACGGCCGGTTCGCCGAGCAGGCGACCCGCGAGCTGCTGCTGGGCGCGCGCTACCCGTCGCGCAACCCGGACATGAACCTCGCCGATCTCCGCGCCCAGGTGGCGGCCAACGCCAAGGGCGTCGACGAGGTCGCCAAGATGATCGACGTGTTCGGCCTCGACGTGGTGCAGGCGTACATGCGGCATGTACAGGACAACGCCGAGGCGGCCGTCCGCCGGGTGGTCGACACGCTCGCAGACGGCGAGTACCGATACGAAATGGACTCCGGCGCGGTGATCGCCGTGAAGATCACCGTGGACCGCGCCGCCCGCAGCGCCACGGTCGACTTCACCGGTACCTCGCCGCAGCTCACCACGAACTTCAACGCCCCGTCGTCGGTGGCCAAGGCGGCGGTGCTGTACGTGTTCCGGACCCTGGTCGACGACGACATCCCGCTCAACGACGGCTGCCTGCGGCCGCTGGACATCGTGATCCCGGCCGGGTCGATGCTCGCCCCGGAGTTCCCGGCGGCCGTGGTCGCCGGGAACGTGGAGACCTCGCAGGCGATCACCGGCACGCTCTTCGCCGCGCTCGGTGTGCAGGCGGAGGGTTCGGGCACGATGAACAACCTGACCTTCGGCAACGAGCGGCACCAGTACTACGAAACCCTCGGCTCGGGTTCCGGCGCGGGCGACGGGTTCGCCGGGGCGTCGGTGGTGCAGACGCACATGACCAACTCGCGGCTGACCGATCCCGAAGTGCTCGAATGGCGGTTCCCGGTGCTGCTCGACGCGTTCTCCATCCGCCGGGGCAGCGGCGGGCGCGGCCGCTGGAACGGTGGTGACGGGGCCGTCCGCCGCCTGAGGTTCCTGGAGCCGATGACCGCCAGCACCCTGTCCGGGCACCGGCGCGTCGCGCCGTACGGGCTGGCCGGCGGCGAGCCCGGTGCGCTGGGGCACAACCGGGTGCACCGCACGGACGGAACGGTCGTCGAACTCGCCGGCTGCGACTCGGTCGAGCTGCTCCCCGGCGACGTCCTGGAGATCGAGACCCCAGGCGGCGGCGGGTACGGCACCCCGGCGTAG
- a CDS encoding TetR/AcrR family transcriptional regulator, producing MTVRQAAARERILTTAYELFSRRGIRAVGVDEVVRRAGVVKATLYRHFPSKDQLVLAFLARREQLWTREAIDAGARGRAATGEGRLLAVFDVLDELFHAGTELASCSFIKVLLEMGAEHPVGQACVGYLENVRALFRDWAEEAKLPDPAGLAKSWHLLVKGAIIGAAEGDLEAARSARVLAECLLELERAKAR from the coding sequence ATGACCGTCCGTCAGGCCGCCGCCAGGGAACGCATTCTGACCACGGCCTACGAGCTGTTCTCCCGCCGCGGCATCCGCGCGGTCGGGGTGGACGAGGTCGTACGCCGGGCCGGGGTCGTCAAGGCCACCCTGTACCGGCACTTCCCGTCGAAGGACCAGCTGGTGCTGGCGTTCCTCGCCCGCCGGGAGCAGCTGTGGACGCGCGAGGCGATCGACGCCGGCGCCCGCGGCCGGGCGGCCACCGGCGAGGGCCGGCTGCTCGCCGTCTTCGACGTGCTCGACGAGCTGTTCCATGCCGGCACCGAGCTCGCGTCGTGCTCGTTCATCAAGGTCCTGCTGGAAATGGGCGCGGAGCATCCCGTCGGCCAGGCGTGCGTGGGCTACCTGGAGAACGTGCGCGCGCTGTTCCGGGACTGGGCTGAGGAGGCGAAGCTGCCGGATCCGGCGGGATTGGCGAAGTCATGGCACCTGCTGGTGAAGGGCGCGATCATCGGGGCGGCGGAGGGCGACCTCGAAGCCGCCCGCAGCGCCCGGGTGCTGGCGGAGTGCCTGCTGGAGCTCGAACGCGCGAAAGCCCGCTGA